The Gemmatimonadaceae bacterium genome contains the following window.
GTTCCAGGCGATGGGCAACACCGTGCCCACCGTGATCTCCAGCGGCGTGCGCCTCGGCGTGTTCGCCGCCGGTGCCTTCTGGGTGGCGAGCCTGCCCGGATTCAAGCTTGAGTGGCTCTGGTACTCGAGCGTCGTGGCCACGTCGCTGCATTGCCTGTTCAACGTGTGGCTGCTGCAGATCGAGGCGTCGCGTCGGATGGCCGGCGGGTTGGCGCCCACCCCACAGGTCGCAACCCAGGAGAGCTGACGATGGTTCGAACTCGCCCGCTGATCGCTTGTGTCCTGGCGCTCGGAGCCCTTGCCTGTCAGTCGGGCGATGCGCCCAGCGTCGAGCGCGTGGACATCCTGATTGCCAATGGCACGGTGATCACGATGGACTCGGGCCGCCGCGTGATCGAGGATGGTGCCGTGGCGATCCGTGGCACGCGCATCGTCGAGGTGGGCAGCACGGCCGACCTGCGCGCCAAGTACCGCGCCAACGAGACCATCGACGCCACGCGGAAGATCGTGATGCCGGGACTCGTGGATGGCCACGGCCACGCCGGGCACGGCCTTGTGAAGACGATGGGCACGGACAACGGCGGTTGGTATCCAGCCACCGAGAAGATCTACGCCAACGGCTCCACCGTGGACTTCTGGCGTGCGGACGCGCTGCTGACCGCGGTGGAGAAGCTCAAGTTCGGCGTCACGACCTCGCTCACATTGTTCGGCGGCGGCGACAACGTCCACCGCACGGACCAGGTGCGCTACGGCGAGGCCTACATGTCGGCGCTCGACACCGTTGGCCTGCGCTGGATCCTTGCCGTGGGGCCGCGACGGCCACCCTTCCCGAAGACCTTCACGCAGTGGGATGGTGGTGTGGCCACCGAGACCAGCGTGAGCTTCGAGCAGCAGATGGCGGTGTCGGACTCGCTGTTGACCAAATGGAACGCGAACCCCGACTCGCGCGTGAAGGCGGCGGTGGTGTTCCCGACGGTGACGGTCTCGCCGGCGCCGCCGCGTGGCGCCGAGTTGGAGGAGCTGAAGCGTGAGGCGGCAGCGGCTTTGGCACTGGCGCGCAAGCATGGCGCACTCTTTGCGCAGGACGGGCATACGCGCGGCACGGTCAAGTTCCAGCACGAGGTGCTGGGCATTTCCGGCCCGGACGTGATCTTCTCGCACGCCACGGAACTGACCAACGAGGAGATTCAGATCCTCGCGCGTACGAACACGCGGATCGCGCACAATCCAAGCGCGGTGTTTTCGATTCGCGGGCGCAATCCGACGACCGAGCTGATCGACGCCGGTGTCACCGTGATGCTCGGCTCGGACGGCGTGGCGCCCGACCGCAGCTACGACATGTTCCGCCACATGTTCCAGGCGATGCGCTACCATCGCTTCCATTTTCGCGATGCCTCCGTGCTGCCGGCGGGCAAGGTGCTGGAGATGGTGACGGTTGATGCGGCGCGCGCACTGGGCATGGAGGACGAGATCGGTTCGCTGGAGCCAGGCAAGCGCGCGGACGTGATCCTCATTGATTGGTTCAAGCCCCATATGGTGCCGATGAACATGCCGCTGTACCGCGTGGCGTACTTCGCGAATGGCAATGATGTCGCGACGGTGCTGGTGGACGGCCGCGTGCTGATGCGCGACCGCGTGGTGCTCTCGGTGAACGAGGAGCGCGTGCTGACCTTCGCCGACCAGGAGGCTGCGGCGGCCATCACGCGCACGGGCCTCGAGGAACTGCTCGAGACGCCGGAAGGTTTCTGGGGCAGAACCCGTCTCCCTTCACCGTGACGACACCAGTCCCACCACACGCCGGCCAGCCGGTACTCCAGCGCGGTACGCCACTCGACCAAGCCAAGGCCGCAGTTATCCTCGCGCACGGCCGCGGGGCCTCTGCGGCGAGCATCCTGACATTGGTTGACGTGCTCGAGCATCCCGGCGTGTGCTATCTCGCGCCGGATGCAAACGGTGGCGCGTGGTATCCCTACAGTTTCATGGCGCCTATCGAGCGGAACGAGCCAGGCATCACCTCGGCGCTCTCGGTGGTGCACGGTTTGGTGGATGACGCAATCGCCGCTGGAGTCCCTCAGGAACGCGTGGTATTGCTCGGCTTCTCACAGGGCGCCTGCCTCGCCTCCACGGCGGCGCAGCGCCGTCCGGGGCGATACGGAGCGGTCGTCGCGTACTCGGGCGGACTGGTCGGTCCGGACGGCACGCAGTGGTCGGCCGACGGTGACTTTGCCGGTACGCCGGTGTTCCTCGGCTGCAGCGATGTCGACGCGCACATTCCGGAGTCGCGGGTGCGCGAGACGGCAGCGCAGTTCGAGCGGATGGGCGCCGCCGTCACGATGCGGATCTATCCGGGCATGCCGCACACGGTGATCGAAGACGAGATATCTTTCACGAACGAGCTGCTGTCGGCGGTGATAGCAGCGTAGCCGTCGCCCCCATCACGCCGGAGCCGCTGTGCAGCGTCGAGAGTTTCTGTCCCGCTCCGCTGCCCTCGCGTCCGCCCCGATGATCCTGCGCCACGCCGGTGCGTCTCGGCGCGTGACAGCGCTGCACGCAGACGGCGCGCGGGTGAACGAATGGCTCTCACGCTTCGACCAGGTGGGCCGCAGCGCCGGTGGCATCAATCGCGTCGCCTACTCGGACGCGGACCTCGCCGGCCGGCGCTTCACCCAGCAGCTGTTTGCCGACGCGGGCCTTGCCACGCGCGTCGATGCCGCCGGCAACATCTGGGCGCGCATCGACGGCAGCCAGCGCGACGCGACGCCGATCATCATCGGTTCGCACGTGGACTCGGTGACCGACGGCGGCAACTTCGACGGACCGGTGGGGTCCTTCGCCGCGATCGAAGTGGCGCGCACGCTGAAGGAGCGCGGTGAAGCGCTGCAACATCCACTCGATGTCGTCGTCTGGGCCAACGAGGAAGGCGGCACCGTCGGCAGCAAGTGCGCCGTCGGTGAAGTCGCGACCGTGAATCTCGATGCAGTCGCCCGCTCCGGCGTCAGCATCCGCGAGGGCATCGGACGCATCGGCGGCGACATCGCGCGCTTGGAGACCGCGGTGCGGCGCAAGGGCAGCGTGCACTGCTACCTCGAACTGCACATTGAGCAGGGCGGCACGCTGGAGCGCACGGGGCGCGACATCGGCACGGTGATCGGCATTGTCGGCCTGCGCTGGTACACGGTGACCGTGACCGGTTTCGCCAACCACGCCGGCACCACGCCGATGGACCAGCGGCAAGACGCGCTGTTGGCGGCATCAAAGTTCGCGGTGGCGCTCAACGAGACGGTGCGCGCCGAGCCCGGGCGGCAGGTGGTGACCGTGGGCCGGATGATCCCCAGTCCGAACACGCAGAACGTGATCCCCGGCCGCGTCGAGACGTCCATCGACCTCCGCGACCTCGACGAGGCCAAGCTGGACCGCTTCGCGGCGCGCTTCCGGCAGATCGCGAGCGAGATCGGGCAGTCCACCGGTACCACCTTCGAGTTCCAGGAACTGATACGCTCCAAGCCCGCGATGTCCGATGACCGCTTGATGGCCGCCATCGACGCCAGCGCCGACTCGTTGGGATTGAGCTCGCAGCGGATGCCGAGCGGGGCGGGGCACGATGCGCAGGAGCTCGGGCTCATTTGCCCCATGGCGATGATCTTCGTGCCGTCGGTGGGTGGCATCAGCCATTCGCCGCGGGAATTCACGAAGGCCAAGGACGTGGCCAACGGTGTGGACGTGCTGCTGAACGCCGTGCGCCGCGCCGATACTCTGTAGCATGGATCGTCGCCGATTCGTGCAGAGCGCCAGCGGCGCGGTGGCGGCGCTGTCAGGGTTCTCCCTGGCGCGAGAGCACGAGCCCTGGGGTGTGATGGAGTCCGTCGGCAGCGGTGTGTGGGCGCACCTCGCCGCTCCGTTGACCGATCGCACCACGCTATGCAACGGCGGCCTCGTCGCTGGACGCGATGGCGTGCTGATGGTCGAGGCCTTTGCGGGGGATGTCGGCGCACGCTGGGTGCGCGAGCAGTCGCGCGTGCTGACCAAGCGAGAGCCCACGCACGTGGTGCTCACGCATTTCCACGGCGACCATACTGGTGGCCTCCGCGGGGCGCGAGAGAATGGCGCGGCCTTGCTCTGCACGGCCGGCACGCGCGACCTCGTGTTGGAGCGCAATGCCAGCGCGCCCGCCGAGCTGCTCGGCGATGCCCAGCTGGTCGCCGCCGATGAGGAGCGCGTGCTGGACTTGGGTGGCCGACGTCTGCGTCTGGTCGCGATGTCGGGGCACACGCCGTCTGACCTGGTGGTCGTGGTCGAGGATGCAGGCGTCGTGTTCTGCGGCGATCTCGTCTGGTACGGGATGTTTCCGAACTTCGTGGATGCGATCCCATCGCGGCTCGGGCCGTCGGTGCGGCGTCTGCGGGCGATGAATCAGCGCGTGTATGTGTCGGGACACGGCGGGCGCACGGATGCCGCCGGCCTCGATCGATTCATTGGCCTGCTGGACCGCGTGGAGGAGGCGGCGCGGGCGGCCGTTGCGCGCGGGGCAAGCGCCGAGGAGGCGGGCAAGCGCTTTGCCATGCCGGCCGGGCTCGAAGACTGGACCTTGTTCAACGCCCGCTACTTCGAACGCGCAATCGGGGCGTGGATGCGCGAACTGGGAGCTTCGCCGTGATCCCGATGGCCCCGGTGGTCTACGCCATCAATCTCGGCATCGCGCTGATCCTCGCCGTGCTGTTGACGCAGTATTGGCGCGACCACTCGGCCAGCTTCGACATCCGCGACTGGATCGTCGCGGCGTGGGTGCTGACCTTCGCCGATCTCCTGTTCGCCCTGCGAGAGGTGATGCCGTACTGGTCGGCGCGCTTCTTCCCGACCCTGCTGGTCACGGTGGGCCACGGCCTCCTGCTCACCGCCTCGCGTCGCACGGCCGGGGCATCGCCGCGCCCGCGCTTGATTGGCCTGGCCGTGCTCATCCACGCCGGGTTTCTCGCCTACTTCCTCGCGACCGACGCCGCCTCGAGCTGGCGCACCGTCGTCAACGGTGCGATTTGGGGGCCGCTCTCGGCGGCTTCGGCCTACGCGTTATGGACCTCACGGCTCACGCTGCAGCGGCTCACGCGGTTCACCGCCGTGGTCTTCGTGCTGCAGGGGCTGTTTCACACGTATCGCACGGCCTTGGCGCTGCAGCTGATCGGAGGCGGCACCCCACAGCAGCGCTACGACTTCGTGCAGGTGCTCGGCGACGTCGAGGTGAGCTTCTTCATGGTGGCGCTCTTCGTGTCCGTGCTGGTGGCCTACCTGCGCCTTGGCAACCAGGAATTGCGTGAGGCTTTGGCTGACGTGCAGCAGCTCTCGGGCATGCTACCCATCTGCGCCTGGTGCCACAACGTGCGCGACGACCAGGGCTACTGGACGAAGATCGAGCAGTATTTCAAGGAGCACCACGTCGAGGTCACGCACAGCATCTGCGAGAGCTGCCAGCAGAAGCACTTCGCCGGCGAGGCGCCTTCGGTCACGCGGCCCTAGCGCCAACGGGAACCAACCGCTGCGGATGCGGATTTTGGCGTCGGAGTTCACAGTAGCCGACCCCCACCGAACGTCTGCGGAGACCCAACAGCCATGGAATCGAAGTCTGGCGCGAGCGCCGGGAAATGCCCCGTCGCGCACGGCGGCAGCACCGCCAAGCCCGCAATCGGCCACAGCAATCGCGAGTGGTGGCCGAACCAACTGAACCTCGGCATCCTGCACCAGCATTCGTCGCTGTCGAACCCGATGGGCATCGACTTCGAATACTCCGAGGAGTTCAAGAAGCTCGACGTCGAGGCACTCAAGGCCGATGTCATCGCCCTGATGACCGACTCCCAGGATTGGT
Protein-coding sequences here:
- a CDS encoding alpha/beta hydrolase, encoding MTTPVPPHAGQPVLQRGTPLDQAKAAVILAHGRGASAASILTLVDVLEHPGVCYLAPDANGGAWYPYSFMAPIERNEPGITSALSVVHGLVDDAIAAGVPQERVVLLGFSQGACLASTAAQRRPGRYGAVVAYSGGLVGPDGTQWSADGDFAGTPVFLGCSDVDAHIPESRVRETAAQFERMGAAVTMRIYPGMPHTVIEDEISFTNELLSAVIAA
- a CDS encoding MBL fold metallo-hydrolase; this translates as MDRRRFVQSASGAVAALSGFSLAREHEPWGVMESVGSGVWAHLAAPLTDRTTLCNGGLVAGRDGVLMVEAFAGDVGARWVREQSRVLTKREPTHVVLTHFHGDHTGGLRGARENGAALLCTAGTRDLVLERNASAPAELLGDAQLVAADEERVLDLGGRRLRLVAMSGHTPSDLVVVVEDAGVVFCGDLVWYGMFPNFVDAIPSRLGPSVRRLRAMNQRVYVSGHGGRTDAAGLDRFIGLLDRVEEAARAAVARGASAEEAGKRFAMPAGLEDWTLFNARYFERAIGAWMRELGASP
- a CDS encoding Zn-dependent hydrolase translates to MILRHAGASRRVTALHADGARVNEWLSRFDQVGRSAGGINRVAYSDADLAGRRFTQQLFADAGLATRVDAAGNIWARIDGSQRDATPIIIGSHVDSVTDGGNFDGPVGSFAAIEVARTLKERGEALQHPLDVVVWANEEGGTVGSKCAVGEVATVNLDAVARSGVSIREGIGRIGGDIARLETAVRRKGSVHCYLELHIEQGGTLERTGRDIGTVIGIVGLRWYTVTVTGFANHAGTTPMDQRQDALLAASKFAVALNETVRAEPGRQVVTVGRMIPSPNTQNVIPGRVETSIDLRDLDEAKLDRFAARFRQIASEIGQSTGTTFEFQELIRSKPAMSDDRLMAAIDASADSLGLSSQRMPSGAGHDAQELGLICPMAMIFVPSVGGISHSPREFTKAKDVANGVDVLLNAVRRADTL
- a CDS encoding amidohydrolase family protein, producing MVRTRPLIACVLALGALACQSGDAPSVERVDILIANGTVITMDSGRRVIEDGAVAIRGTRIVEVGSTADLRAKYRANETIDATRKIVMPGLVDGHGHAGHGLVKTMGTDNGGWYPATEKIYANGSTVDFWRADALLTAVEKLKFGVTTSLTLFGGGDNVHRTDQVRYGEAYMSALDTVGLRWILAVGPRRPPFPKTFTQWDGGVATETSVSFEQQMAVSDSLLTKWNANPDSRVKAAVVFPTVTVSPAPPRGAELEELKREAAAALALARKHGALFAQDGHTRGTVKFQHEVLGISGPDVIFSHATELTNEEIQILARTNTRIAHNPSAVFSIRGRNPTTELIDAGVTVMLGSDGVAPDRSYDMFRHMFQAMRYHRFHFRDASVLPAGKVLEMVTVDAARALGMEDEIGSLEPGKRADVILIDWFKPHMVPMNMPLYRVAYFANGNDVATVLVDGRVLMRDRVVLSVNEERVLTFADQEAAAAITRTGLEELLETPEGFWGRTRLPSP